The proteins below are encoded in one region of Picrophilus oshimae DSM 9789:
- a CDS encoding peroxiredoxin gives MVNENEKAPDFEAPDMNLKMVRLSDFKGKNVVLAFFPGAFTSVCTKEMCTFRDSMANFNKLNATVLGISVDAPFSLAEFAKQNNLKFDLISDSTREISRKYDVLYNSFLNIKNLQASKRSVFVLDRDGTVRYKWVSEDPGREPDYKKIEEVLSSLN, from the coding sequence ATGGTAAACGAAAATGAAAAGGCGCCTGATTTTGAGGCACCAGACATGAATCTAAAGATGGTAAGGCTGTCAGATTTTAAGGGCAAAAATGTTGTCCTTGCATTCTTTCCTGGGGCATTTACATCCGTATGCACGAAGGAGATGTGCACTTTTAGAGATTCCATGGCAAATTTCAATAAACTGAATGCAACTGTACTTGGAATAAGCGTTGATGCCCCATTCTCGCTTGCAGAGTTTGCAAAACAGAACAATTTAAAATTTGATTTAATAAGCGATTCAACAAGGGAGATATCAAGAAAATACGATGTTTTGTACAATTCATTCCTGAATATAAAGAATCTGCAGGCATCAAAGAGATCCGTCTTTGTTCTTGACAGGGATGGAACCGTAAGATACAAATGGGTAAGCGAGGATCCTGGCAGGGAGCCTGATTACAAAAAGATAGAAGAGGTATTATCAAGCCTGAATTAA
- a CDS encoding DUF1634 domain-containing protein: MKNHDDEVVISYFLRGGVILSISFILLGVIIIFLRNGGDGFTLSQLANYGYAYSHHIDSKSIPLGDIFHGIGLIDGIYFITLGLWILIFTPITVVIIGWISFFQDKNYLYVAMASIVLFDLFFAMLVIPKYVI, translated from the coding sequence ATGAAAAACCATGATGATGAGGTTGTTATAAGTTATTTCCTGCGCGGTGGTGTAATATTAAGCATTTCATTCATCCTGCTTGGTGTTATAATAATATTTTTAAGAAATGGCGGTGATGGATTTACATTATCACAGCTTGCAAACTATGGCTATGCATATTCACACCATATTGATTCAAAGTCCATACCCCTTGGAGATATATTCCATGGAATAGGTCTTATAGATGGAATATACTTTATAACGCTTGGCCTATGGATCCTGATATTTACGCCAATAACCGTTGTTATCATAGGCTGGATATCATTCTTTCAGGACAAAAATTATCTATATGTTGCAATGGCATCAATAGTTCTCTTTGATTTATTCTTTGCAATGCTGGTGATACCAAAATACGTTATATAA
- a CDS encoding ATP-dependent DNA helicase, whose amino-acid sequence MENTLIIANPGTGKTMTIAESVAGLIFNGEDPSSILCITFTNRAVDEMRSRIESMLKKMNIKINIMDLNITTFHSYAYNYIKDFIENRNIVSNHYTRYLILKALEESNAFNYSMDYIIENLVPKLENAIRFVKNFGIGINEIKTHLDKIRENLVYYYNKKRIGNITLEEEIKMLDYFIYVYNYYEENKNGIDYTDILNIFLKHFNNKIYKYVFVDELQDVNILEYKIALLSGDKIFAVGDRKQSIFGFQGGSLKIFSDIIKSDDFDKRLLSKNYRSVNSILKYAGAYMSGIDLYREELNNFSSDKGDGDLIDIIETEDYSSIIDIIKDLDGTIGIIVRTNEQLFSVSRILDDAGIKYSCDGISFQAGEAKREIITFLKGIFYDDPEYIIKALFTIYGSSNLKEAFYISEKYRENPESFNIYDFSNTTIKLRTDLTFSGIEKIFRDHIIPVSLRHGADYYHAALSIFKSLKDFFTLDEMPTRKDFFDYLSLCDVSSGTSNGGNIYITTVHSAKGLSYDNVIYIPEKKRTYDKFIDVISFSIVKACTDYDVSEDLELEDIRIDFVAFTRARYRLFILCNPGYSSMYFIDGLCRLRSINNHNEINVLGRESWLRSLIYDYFNKKNILSYSLVKYTERPFEFLKYFILNLNFSSPAAEYGLNAHTIAELMYRDEIEYNDLNINDKTIYKNVQAIKNELEKLNLRQVDAEKSIIININDMFDDLNYDLKFYGKIDAIFSSGSRYLIIDYKTDKNRNNANEHMVQLAAYKMLFGRAYNISEDLIDTAIAYIALRGNINTGKVDRAIMYKNPGDKNIIKLKSYINNFIDYKNDPEKFIERLYSEKSKEPLFKAVLNELT is encoded by the coding sequence ATGGAAAATACATTGATAATCGCAAATCCTGGCACAGGAAAGACAATGACAATAGCTGAAAGTGTTGCGGGATTGATATTTAATGGTGAGGACCCATCAAGTATACTATGCATAACATTTACCAACCGGGCCGTTGATGAGATGAGGAGCAGAATAGAATCAATGCTCAAAAAGATGAATATAAAAATAAACATAATGGATTTAAATATAACAACATTTCACAGCTATGCATATAATTACATAAAGGATTTCATAGAAAATAGAAATATAGTATCAAACCATTACACAAGGTATCTTATACTTAAGGCTCTTGAAGAGTCAAACGCTTTTAACTATTCCATGGATTATATAATAGAAAATCTTGTTCCAAAGCTTGAAAACGCAATAAGATTTGTAAAAAATTTCGGCATAGGCATTAACGAGATAAAAACACATCTTGATAAAATAAGGGAAAACCTTGTATATTATTATAATAAAAAAAGGATAGGCAATATAACACTGGAAGAGGAAATAAAGATGCTTGATTATTTTATTTACGTTTACAATTACTATGAGGAAAACAAAAACGGTATTGATTATACCGATATTTTAAACATTTTTCTGAAACATTTTAATAATAAAATTTACAAATACGTCTTTGTGGATGAGCTGCAGGACGTTAACATTCTTGAATATAAAATTGCATTATTATCAGGAGATAAAATCTTCGCGGTTGGTGATAGAAAACAATCCATATTTGGCTTCCAGGGCGGTTCATTGAAGATCTTTTCAGATATAATAAAAAGCGATGATTTTGATAAAAGATTGCTATCAAAGAATTATCGCAGTGTTAATAGTATATTAAAATACGCTGGGGCTTACATGTCAGGTATAGATTTATACAGGGAGGAATTAAATAATTTCTCAAGTGATAAGGGCGATGGTGATTTGATAGACATCATTGAAACAGAGGATTATTCATCAATAATTGACATAATAAAGGATCTTGATGGAACTATAGGTATAATAGTAAGAACAAATGAGCAGCTCTTCTCAGTTTCAAGGATTCTTGATGATGCCGGCATTAAATACAGCTGTGACGGCATATCATTTCAGGCCGGTGAGGCAAAAAGAGAGATTATAACCTTTTTAAAGGGCATCTTTTATGATGACCCGGAGTATATAATAAAGGCGCTTTTTACGATATACGGTAGCAGTAACCTAAAGGAGGCCTTTTATATATCAGAAAAGTACAGGGAGAACCCCGAAAGCTTTAACATATATGATTTTTCAAACACAACAATTAAATTAAGAACGGATTTAACATTTTCAGGCATTGAGAAAATATTTAGAGATCATATAATACCGGTGTCATTAAGGCATGGAGCCGATTACTACCATGCAGCCCTGTCAATATTCAAATCATTAAAGGATTTTTTTACACTTGATGAAATGCCCACAAGAAAGGATTTTTTCGATTATTTATCATTATGTGATGTTTCATCCGGCACAAGTAATGGCGGAAACATTTACATAACAACGGTGCACAGCGCAAAGGGGCTTTCATACGATAATGTTATATACATACCCGAGAAAAAAAGGACATATGATAAATTCATCGACGTAATATCATTTTCAATAGTTAAGGCATGCACAGATTACGATGTTTCAGAGGATCTTGAACTCGAGGATATAAGAATAGACTTTGTGGCATTTACCAGGGCAAGGTACCGTTTATTTATTCTATGCAATCCTGGGTACTCATCAATGTATTTTATAGATGGCCTCTGCAGGCTCAGATCCATTAATAATCATAATGAAATAAATGTATTGGGCAGGGAATCATGGCTCAGATCTTTAATATACGATTATTTCAATAAAAAGAATATACTTTCCTACTCGCTTGTAAAATACACTGAAAGGCCATTTGAGTTTTTAAAATATTTCATATTAAATCTTAATTTTTCAAGTCCTGCTGCCGAGTATGGTTTAAATGCACACACAATAGCGGAGCTAATGTACAGGGATGAAATAGAATACAACGATCTAAACATTAATGATAAAACAATATATAAAAACGTCCAGGCAATAAAAAACGAGCTTGAAAAACTTAATCTGAGACAGGTTGACGCTGAAAAATCCATTATAATAAATATTAATGATATGTTCGATGATTTAAATTACGATTTAAAGTTCTATGGAAAGATAGATGCAATATTTTCATCAGGATCCAGATACCTTATAATAGATTATAAAACGGACAAAAACAGGAACAATGCAAATGAGCACATGGTGCAGCTGGCTGCATATAAAATGCTCTTTGGCAGGGCATATAATATTTCAGAGGATTTAATAGATACTGCAATAGCATACATAGCCCTTCGTGGAAACATAAACACCGGAAAGGTTGACAGGGCAATAATGTATAAAAATCCAGGCGATAAAAATATAATAAAATTAAAATCATATATAAACAATTTCATAGATTACAAAAATGACCCTGAAAAATTTATAGAACGGCTTTACAGTGAAAAATCAAAAGAACCATTATTTAAGGCTGTTTTAAATGAATTAACATAA
- a CDS encoding formate--tetrahydrofolate ligase: MKNISEIINIPEDYYDLYGRYIAKINLNVLDYLKNKRYGKLILVTAMTPTPAGEGKTTTAIGLGNALKLLGKNAGIAIREPSLGPCFGVKGGATGGGKSTVEPSNKINLMFTGDFPAVSAAHNLLSAVINNHMYHGNELKLDPKNIVFPRTIDMDDRSLRSIIVGSGDRSTGVMMNDKYVITAASEVMAILALSRNYNELKQRLGNIMIGYNLNKAPIFARDLKVHGAMASLLVDALRPNIAQTSEHVPAIIHTGPFGNIAHGTSSILGDIIGLKMFDYLVTEAGFGSDLGFEKFIDIVLRLSDFKLSAVVLVATVRAMRYHGGGRINEPDVNAVLRGSENLMWHVQNIKKFGFNPVVAINRHSNDTDAEINAISNILTKNGIEFSISDAYSDGGHGAVDLAEKVLKSISDYNPRYIYGINDDPEEKISKIAMNVYNADSVEFSGDAAKTMKLIKDDFSDLYVCMAKTQSSISDNAKLINVPEGFTVKINGININSGSGFIIPLLGNIMTMPGLPRRPASENIDIDDYGNITGLQ, encoded by the coding sequence ATGAAGAATATATCAGAGATTATTAACATACCAGAAGACTACTATGATCTTTATGGCAGGTACATCGCAAAGATCAACTTAAACGTACTTGATTATTTAAAAAATAAAAGATACGGTAAATTGATACTTGTCACCGCCATGACACCAACGCCGGCTGGCGAGGGTAAGACCACAACTGCAATAGGCCTTGGAAATGCATTAAAGCTTCTTGGAAAGAATGCAGGAATAGCCATAAGAGAGCCATCCCTTGGCCCGTGCTTTGGTGTTAAGGGTGGTGCAACTGGTGGTGGAAAATCCACTGTGGAGCCATCAAATAAGATAAATTTGATGTTTACCGGTGATTTCCCTGCAGTTTCTGCGGCACACAACCTTTTATCGGCTGTAATAAACAATCACATGTACCATGGCAATGAATTAAAACTAGATCCAAAGAATATAGTGTTTCCAAGGACCATAGACATGGACGACAGATCATTAAGGAGCATAATAGTTGGTTCCGGTGATAGGAGTACCGGGGTTATGATGAATGATAAATATGTTATAACAGCGGCATCAGAGGTAATGGCAATACTGGCCCTATCCAGGAATTATAATGAACTTAAGCAAAGACTTGGAAACATCATGATAGGATATAATTTAAATAAGGCACCAATATTTGCAAGGGATTTAAAAGTTCATGGCGCAATGGCATCGCTCCTTGTTGATGCATTAAGACCAAATATTGCGCAGACATCAGAGCATGTACCGGCAATAATACACACCGGGCCATTCGGCAACATTGCCCATGGCACATCAAGCATTCTTGGAGATATAATAGGTTTAAAAATGTTTGATTACCTTGTAACCGAGGCAGGTTTCGGCTCAGATCTGGGATTTGAAAAATTCATAGACATTGTTTTAAGGTTATCAGATTTTAAATTATCGGCAGTGGTTCTGGTCGCAACTGTACGTGCAATGAGGTACCACGGTGGTGGAAGAATCAACGAGCCCGATGTTAATGCCGTTCTTAGGGGCTCTGAGAATTTAATGTGGCACGTTCAGAATATAAAAAAGTTTGGTTTTAATCCTGTTGTGGCAATAAACAGGCATTCAAACGATACGGATGCAGAGATAAATGCCATTTCAAATATATTAACAAAGAATGGCATAGAGTTCTCGATCTCGGATGCATACAGTGATGGTGGCCATGGCGCAGTAGACCTTGCCGAGAAGGTTCTAAAGAGCATATCTGATTATAATCCAAGGTATATTTATGGAATAAACGATGATCCTGAGGAGAAGATATCAAAAATAGCAATGAATGTCTACAATGCCGATTCCGTCGAATTTTCAGGTGATGCGGCTAAGACCATGAAATTGATAAAGGATGATTTCAGCGATCTCTATGTATGCATGGCCAAGACCCAGTCATCAATAAGCGACAATGCAAAGCTTATAAACGTGCCAGAAGGATTTACAGTTAAAATAAACGGTATAAACATAAATTCAGGCTCAGGATTTATAATACCGCTGCTTGGGAATATAATGACAATGCCCGGTCTTCCAAGAAGGCCAGCCTCAGAAAACATTGATATAGATGATTATGGCAACATCACCGGCCTTCAATAA
- a CDS encoding sulfite exporter TauE/SafE family protein — translation MSIIFIIIKFLTIVIGSIIAGFIGSLTGLGGGTVLVPVLTLFYGIPIIFATGASLISTIATSAGSASAYTRQKIANIKIGIGLEIATTIGAIVGSVTAVYIYDHKLDWIVYVIFGIVLLFSLIPTIRRIGSEEPIKMKPDWTTRLFQLTGKYYDSRLQKEISYQGVRWYLAEIIMFFAGVISGLLGIGSGALKVLGMDWALNLPMKVTTTTSNFMIGITAATGSSIYWYAGYIEPFIAAATAIGVLVGSFLGAKVLVRITNRNVRWVFFAILSFLGIEMILKGFYTVKFSIFALIPLNVQFYISIAIAIILISVLYLNQQHKVNGNLSVRGFK, via the coding sequence ATGTCTATAATATTTATAATCATTAAGTTTCTCACGATAGTCATAGGATCAATAATAGCAGGATTTATAGGATCATTAACCGGTCTTGGCGGCGGCACCGTTCTTGTTCCTGTTCTAACATTGTTCTATGGAATACCAATAATATTTGCAACAGGCGCAAGTTTAATATCAACGATAGCAACCAGTGCAGGTTCTGCAAGCGCATACACAAGGCAGAAGATAGCAAACATAAAGATAGGCATAGGCCTTGAAATAGCAACCACTATTGGTGCAATTGTCGGCTCCGTAACGGCCGTTTATATATATGATCATAAACTGGACTGGATTGTTTATGTTATTTTTGGCATAGTTTTATTATTCTCGTTGATACCAACGATAAGAAGGATAGGCTCCGAGGAGCCAATAAAAATGAAACCTGACTGGACCACAAGGCTTTTTCAATTAACAGGAAAATACTATGATTCAAGGCTTCAGAAGGAGATAAGCTATCAGGGCGTTAGATGGTACCTTGCAGAGATCATAATGTTCTTTGCAGGTGTTATTTCAGGATTGCTCGGCATAGGCTCCGGTGCGTTAAAGGTTCTTGGCATGGACTGGGCACTGAACCTGCCAATGAAGGTTACAACAACAACAAGCAACTTCATGATAGGCATAACGGCAGCAACCGGAAGTTCAATTTACTGGTATGCAGGATACATCGAGCCATTCATAGCAGCAGCAACAGCCATAGGTGTTCTTGTCGGCTCATTCCTCGGTGCCAAGGTTCTTGTCAGAATAACTAACAGAAACGTACGCTGGGTGTTTTTTGCGATACTATCATTTCTTGGCATAGAGATGATCCTTAAGGGATTTTACACGGTTAAATTTTCAATATTTGCGCTGATACCATTGAACGTGCAATTTTACATATCAATAGCAATTGCAATAATATTAATATCTGTGCTCTATTTAAATCAGCAGCACAAGGTCAATGGTAATTTATCAGTGAGGGGATTTAAATGA
- a CDS encoding zinc-dependent alcohol dehydrogenase family protein has product MKAMVLEKVGKVEENPLKYKDVDIKKPEGFEILIKNLACGVCHSNLHMIEGDWVQYGLPGKSNIIPGHEIIGRVEELGDNVTDLKKGDIVGLQPLYSACGKCEYCLSGREHLCPYGKWTGETVDGGYAEYMIADSRYVNKVPSNIDPVNAPLFCPGVTAYTAVKKAELSPDKTVYIVGIGGVGHIALQIAKLYGSRVVAVTTSKNHEDLAYKMGADDVVIMDRNYENADMLAKTADAAIIFAPADAAIKNSIKFVKDGGVVVQGVRGNQGEFDFTRELKIKGSKIGTRQDMNEVLKLAADGKIKVESKTYKLEEANEALKALKHGEVNGRAVLKMY; this is encoded by the coding sequence ATGAAGGCAATGGTACTAGAAAAGGTAGGAAAAGTGGAGGAAAATCCATTAAAATACAAGGACGTTGATATAAAGAAGCCAGAGGGTTTTGAAATTTTGATAAAAAACCTTGCCTGTGGTGTATGCCATTCAAATCTGCATATGATAGAGGGGGACTGGGTTCAGTACGGTCTTCCTGGAAAATCAAATATAATTCCGGGCCACGAGATAATCGGCCGCGTTGAGGAGCTTGGCGATAATGTTACAGATTTAAAGAAGGGTGATATAGTCGGTCTTCAGCCACTTTACAGTGCATGTGGAAAGTGTGAGTACTGTTTATCCGGCAGGGAGCATCTATGCCCATATGGTAAATGGACTGGTGAAACCGTTGATGGCGGCTATGCAGAATACATGATAGCCGATTCAAGGTACGTTAATAAGGTTCCATCAAACATAGACCCGGTTAATGCACCATTATTCTGCCCGGGTGTTACAGCATATACTGCGGTAAAAAAAGCAGAACTATCGCCAGACAAGACCGTTTACATAGTTGGAATAGGCGGTGTCGGTCACATAGCACTGCAGATAGCAAAGCTTTACGGTTCAAGGGTTGTTGCTGTAACAACATCAAAGAACCATGAGGATCTTGCATATAAGATGGGCGCCGATGATGTTGTAATCATGGACCGCAACTATGAAAATGCCGACATGCTCGCAAAGACTGCAGATGCTGCAATAATCTTTGCGCCTGCCGATGCTGCAATAAAGAACTCAATAAAGTTTGTAAAGGACGGCGGTGTTGTTGTTCAGGGAGTTCGTGGCAACCAGGGTGAGTTTGATTTTACAAGGGAGTTAAAAATTAAGGGATCAAAGATCGGCACAAGGCAGGATATGAACGAGGTATTAAAGCTTGCAGCAGATGGTAAAATAAAGGTCGAATCGAAAACATATAAACTGGAGGAGGCAAATGAGGCTTTAAAGGCCTTAAAGCATGGCGAGGTAAACGGCAGGGCCGTTCTTAAGATGTATTAA
- the ftcD gene encoding glutamate formimidoyltransferase: MPDKEVKIVEAVPNFSEGRDISKIEKIIDSIKNIEGVKILDLNVDPQHNRSVITFTCGIERIIEAGLSMIKTAASLIDMEKHSGLHPRFGATDVFPIIPITASMDDCIIASRNLGRLVGSELNIPVYMYSESAMVPERRNLENIRNKNVQYEELKELIKTDKYRPDFGPDRLGSAGAVIIGARPALIAYNIYISTDDIKIGRRIASALRGRDGGLNTLKTLAFYIEARKMVQISMNITDYKKTSIYKIFELLSIECRRYNVYPVESELIGLMPMDALIDVFNYYMKSNITRDKILEYKIFT; the protein is encoded by the coding sequence ATGCCTGATAAAGAAGTTAAAATTGTTGAGGCCGTGCCAAATTTCAGCGAGGGCAGGGATATAAGCAAAATAGAAAAAATAATCGATTCAATAAAAAACATTGAAGGTGTAAAGATTCTTGATTTAAACGTTGATCCACAGCATAACAGATCGGTTATAACATTTACATGTGGTATTGAAAGGATTATAGAGGCTGGCCTATCAATGATAAAAACTGCCGCATCATTAATAGATATGGAGAAACATAGTGGTCTGCATCCAAGGTTTGGTGCAACTGATGTTTTTCCAATTATTCCAATAACAGCATCAATGGATGATTGCATAATAGCATCAAGGAACCTTGGTAGACTTGTTGGATCAGAATTAAATATCCCTGTATACATGTATTCAGAATCTGCCATGGTGCCGGAACGCCGGAATCTGGAAAACATAAGGAATAAAAACGTTCAGTATGAGGAACTAAAAGAGCTTATAAAGACTGATAAATACAGACCTGATTTCGGGCCGGATAGACTTGGCAGTGCCGGTGCGGTTATTATTGGTGCAAGGCCAGCCCTAATTGCATACAATATTTACATAAGCACAGATGATATAAAAATAGGCAGAAGGATAGCATCCGCACTGAGAGGCAGGGATGGTGGTTTAAACACACTGAAAACCCTGGCCTTTTATATAGAGGCAAGGAAGATGGTTCAGATCTCAATGAACATTACAGATTATAAAAAGACCAGCATATATAAAATATTCGAGCTGCTCTCCATTGAATGCAGGAGATATAATGTTTATCCTGTTGAATCCGAGCTTATTGGTTTAATGCCAATGGACGCATTGATAGATGTCTTTAATTATTACATGAAATCAAATATTACAAGGGATAAGATTTTAGAATATAAGATATTTACATAA
- a CDS encoding cyclodeaminase/cyclohydrolase family protein codes for MDFEDYINSLKSDSPAPGGGSAAALVAIESSALNIMVSRFSMKKRFKGIEPEIKRIIERSELYINDLYNLRIEDEKTFLNIMNDIKMGVRNSENIIKNLRVSWHLIYISMKNMENSIFLAKYGNKNLISDALSSFYFSFAAAKTSFYNIKENIKAMDNSFEEDLKLLVIKDIINDLKLQMCLIEKNLK; via the coding sequence ATGGATTTTGAGGATTACATAAACAGTTTAAAAAGTGATAGCCCTGCACCAGGTGGCGGCTCTGCGGCAGCCCTCGTTGCAATTGAATCTTCGGCGTTAAATATAATGGTTTCAAGGTTCAGTATGAAGAAAAGGTTTAAAGGTATAGAACCAGAGATTAAAAGAATCATCGAAAGATCGGAATTATATATAAATGATCTTTACAATCTTAGAATAGAGGATGAAAAAACATTTTTGAATATAATGAACGATATAAAAATGGGTGTAAGAAACAGCGAGAACATAATAAAAAACCTGAGGGTCTCATGGCATTTAATTTACATCTCAATGAAGAACATGGAGAACTCAATATTTCTTGCTAAATACGGCAACAAAAATTTAATAAGCGATGCATTATCATCATTTTACTTTTCATTTGCCGCGGCAAAAACCTCATTTTATAATATAAAAGAGAATATAAAAGCCATGGACAATAGCTTTGAAGAGGATCTTAAATTACTGGTTATTAAAGATATTATAAATGATCTTAAATTGCAGATGTGCTTAATAGAAAAGAATTTAAAATGA